In a genomic window of Nesterenkonia halotolerans:
- a CDS encoding LacI family DNA-binding transcriptional regulator produces MTPPSARPTMRHVAERAGVSPKTVSNVLTGTAQVREPTRLRVEQAMRELDFVPNFSARGLRNGKTGVIGLALPDLATAFSASITHAVVEAAHARGWVVQVEETAAEPAREHDLVTRARTHQIDGMILNPVRLEDSVVEHLDHLPPIVLIGEVEQHRTDRVFIDSRAAAREAVLHLVSSGAQRILALGGAEAGAVLGKATVGQRLQGYRDALRESGLVSSPALELEVPDWTISGGAIGMREFLASGVEFDAVLAFTDSIALGALHELNSAGIRVPEDVLICGFDDVEHARYAGTPLTTIGFDHERYASAALDLLSSRMGDRTLEPRAHKIPHQLLIRSSTLGPPAGSGRRKSQK; encoded by the coding sequence ATGACTCCACCGAGCGCTCGGCCGACCATGCGCCATGTTGCCGAGCGTGCGGGAGTCTCTCCCAAGACGGTCTCCAATGTGCTCACCGGCACCGCGCAGGTCCGCGAACCCACTCGACTTCGGGTGGAGCAGGCGATGCGGGAGCTGGACTTTGTCCCGAACTTCAGCGCTCGCGGACTGCGCAACGGCAAGACCGGGGTGATCGGTCTCGCGCTGCCTGATCTGGCGACGGCTTTCTCCGCGAGCATCACCCACGCGGTGGTGGAGGCCGCTCACGCGCGTGGATGGGTGGTCCAGGTGGAGGAGACCGCGGCCGAGCCTGCCCGTGAGCATGACCTCGTCACGCGCGCACGCACGCACCAGATCGACGGGATGATCCTGAACCCGGTGCGGCTCGAGGACAGCGTGGTCGAGCATCTGGACCATCTGCCCCCGATCGTGCTGATCGGTGAGGTGGAGCAGCACCGCACCGACCGCGTGTTCATCGATTCCCGGGCCGCCGCCCGGGAGGCGGTGCTCCACCTGGTGTCCAGTGGGGCGCAGCGCATCCTGGCGCTCGGCGGCGCGGAAGCCGGGGCGGTGCTGGGCAAAGCCACGGTGGGGCAGCGTCTCCAGGGTTACCGGGACGCGCTGAGGGAGTCGGGATTGGTCTCCAGCCCTGCGCTGGAGCTGGAAGTGCCGGACTGGACGATCTCTGGCGGTGCGATCGGCATGCGCGAGTTCCTTGCCAGCGGAGTCGAGTTCGACGCAGTGCTCGCCTTCACCGACTCGATCGCCCTGGGGGCGCTGCATGAGCTCAACAGTGCCGGCATCCGCGTGCCCGAGGACGTCCTGATCTGCGGGTTTGATGACGTGGAACATGCCCGATACGCGGGGACGCCACTGACCACCATCGGTTTCGATCACGAGCGCTACGCCAGCGCCGCCCTGGATCTGCTCTCCTCGCGGATGGGGGACCGAACCCTGGAGCCCCGGGCGCACAAGATCCCCCACCAGCTGCTGATCCGATCGAGCACGCTCGGCCCTCCCGCGGGATCCGGCAGAAGAAAATCTCAGAAGTAG
- a CDS encoding carbohydrate ABC transporter permease — translation MTDVMASRSAAGPEPSATPGEDSKGRRTSPTRGQASRRGQLVAWAFLGPFMAAFLLFVIWPLIHGIYLSLTDQSLTGAGGSFIGLENYSEALSDPVMWTSIGNTVWFTLITTVPLVLFALIMALLVNTGLPGQWLWRLSFFMPFLLASTVISQIWVWIFNPQIGAANEILSAVGLEPIAWLQTAHVDLISIAIATIWWTVGFNFLLYLAALQNIPDLQYEAAAVDGAGRWRQLFSITIPQLGPVTGVILVLQMLASLKLFDQAYQMMEGGSSETSRPIVQYIFEAGFVGYRFGYASAISYIFFVLILIVGIFQMVVLRNRKGNS, via the coding sequence ATGACCGACGTGATGGCAAGTCGCAGCGCTGCGGGTCCCGAGCCCAGCGCGACTCCAGGAGAGGATTCCAAGGGGCGTCGCACCTCACCCACCCGAGGGCAGGCGAGTCGACGTGGGCAGCTGGTCGCCTGGGCCTTCCTGGGCCCGTTCATGGCGGCCTTCCTGCTCTTCGTGATCTGGCCGCTGATCCACGGAATCTACCTCTCTCTGACCGACCAGTCGCTCACCGGAGCGGGTGGCAGCTTCATCGGACTCGAGAACTACTCCGAGGCGCTCTCCGACCCGGTCATGTGGACCTCCATCGGGAACACCGTCTGGTTCACGCTCATCACCACGGTGCCACTGGTGCTGTTCGCACTGATCATGGCGCTGCTGGTCAACACCGGACTCCCGGGACAGTGGCTCTGGCGGCTGTCCTTCTTCATGCCCTTCCTGCTCGCCTCCACGGTGATCTCGCAGATCTGGGTGTGGATCTTCAACCCACAGATCGGCGCGGCCAACGAGATCCTCTCTGCCGTCGGCCTCGAGCCGATCGCCTGGCTGCAGACTGCGCACGTCGATCTGATCTCGATCGCCATCGCGACGATCTGGTGGACCGTGGGGTTCAACTTCCTGCTCTATCTCGCGGCGCTGCAGAACATCCCCGATCTGCAGTACGAAGCTGCGGCCGTGGACGGCGCGGGCCGCTGGCGTCAGCTGTTTTCGATCACCATCCCCCAGCTGGGACCGGTCACCGGAGTCATCCTGGTGCTGCAGATGCTGGCCTCGCTGAAGCTCTTCGACCAGGCCTATCAGATGATGGAGGGCGGCTCCTCGGAGACCTCCCGTCCCATCGTCCAGTACATCTTTGAGGCGGGCTTCGTCGGGTACCGATTCGGCTACGCCTCCGCCATCTCGTACATCTTCTTCGTGCTGATCCTCATCGTCGGCATCTTCCAGATGGTCGTGCTTCGGAATCGAAAGGGAAACTCATGA
- a CDS encoding Gfo/Idh/MocA family protein, whose protein sequence is MGVAHTHAWRTAPRFFPMTRTPEVALLVGRDEARTREAAARLQIAEIETDWRRAVEREDIDIVDICTPGNTHAEIALAALAAGKHVLCEKPLANSVSEAEAMTAAAQKAAVHGVRSFCGFSYRRTPALALAKRFVEEGRLGDIRHVRAQYLQDWLSDADAPLNWRLDKDKAGSGALGDIGAHSVDAAQWVCGQQIEGVSAMMHTFVESRPVAGTAEGLGGSAAAGAERGPVTVDDAAAFTARFSGGAIGVFESTRFALGRRNANRLEINGSLGSIAFDFERMNQLEYFDGRDDQAAQGFRTIQVTDAVHPYTDHWWPVGHGLGYGDLFVHQVADVVAALESDASPRPDFSDALTVQRVLHAVEASAGDGSRYTPVDQTAELRAGN, encoded by the coding sequence ATGGGAGTGGCGCATACCCACGCCTGGCGCACCGCGCCACGCTTCTTCCCGATGACCCGCACCCCGGAAGTGGCGCTGCTGGTCGGTCGCGACGAGGCGCGCACCCGTGAGGCCGCTGCGCGGCTTCAGATCGCCGAGATCGAGACCGACTGGCGCCGCGCCGTCGAACGCGAGGACATCGACATCGTCGACATCTGCACCCCGGGCAACACGCATGCGGAGATCGCGCTCGCGGCACTGGCGGCCGGCAAGCATGTGCTCTGTGAGAAGCCGCTGGCGAACTCTGTCAGCGAGGCCGAAGCGATGACCGCCGCGGCTCAGAAGGCCGCCGTCCACGGTGTGCGCAGCTTCTGTGGATTCAGCTACCGCCGCACCCCCGCGCTGGCCCTGGCGAAGCGCTTTGTGGAGGAAGGCCGGCTCGGCGACATCCGCCACGTGCGCGCGCAGTATCTGCAGGACTGGCTCAGCGACGCTGACGCCCCGCTGAACTGGCGGCTGGACAAGGACAAGGCAGGAAGCGGCGCGCTGGGTGACATCGGCGCGCATTCGGTGGACGCCGCCCAGTGGGTCTGCGGGCAGCAGATCGAGGGCGTGTCGGCCATGATGCACACCTTCGTCGAGTCTCGTCCCGTGGCCGGCACCGCCGAAGGCCTCGGCGGCAGCGCGGCGGCAGGAGCGGAGCGCGGCCCGGTGACGGTCGACGACGCCGCAGCCTTCACCGCACGGTTCAGCGGCGGAGCCATCGGCGTCTTTGAGTCCACCCGCTTCGCGCTGGGACGACGCAACGCCAACCGCCTGGAGATCAACGGCAGCCTCGGCTCCATCGCCTTCGATTTCGAGCGGATGAACCAGCTCGAATACTTCGACGGTCGCGATGACCAGGCGGCACAGGGATTCCGCACGATCCAGGTCACCGACGCGGTCCACCCCTATACCGATCACTGGTGGCCGGTGGGACATGGCCTGGGCTACGGAGACCTCTTCGTGCACCAGGTGGCCGACGTCGTCGCCGCACTGGAGTCAGACGCCAGCCCACGCCCGGACTTCAGCGACGCGCTGACCGTGCAGCGCGTGCTCCACGCCGTGGAAGCCAGCGCCGGCGACGGCAGCCGATACACCCCGGTGGACCAGACCGCAGAGCTACGAGCCGGCAACTGA
- a CDS encoding Gfo/Idh/MocA family protein: protein MSGAASAARRLNVGLIGAGNISSQYIETLNRVEDLNLLAVADLDLDRARQVAETGGARGVSVDQLLADPEVEAVINLTIPRAHAETSLAAIAAGKGVYVEKPFAATVAEGQAMLAAAEAAGVVMGSAPDTVLGTGIQTARAAVDAGRIGTPMSAVATMVTPGHERWHPNPDFYYQPGGGPLLDMGPYYVTSLVTLLGPVVSVIGAASALRTEREIGSGPRAGERLPVSTPSHITGALIHESGAISTLVMSFDGTASQAPPIEVHGTEASLAVPDPNHFAGEVQLAQERGAWESLEVAGGYVGAARGYGLADLLWSGAFDGDPRLGRAQGALGLHVLEVMAGVLTAAETGASVAITSRAERPSAVPLDQR from the coding sequence ATGAGCGGCGCAGCCTCAGCCGCACGGCGGCTCAACGTCGGTCTCATCGGCGCCGGCAACATCAGCAGCCAGTACATCGAGACGCTGAACCGGGTGGAGGATCTGAACCTGCTCGCCGTGGCGGACCTGGATCTCGACCGGGCCCGGCAGGTCGCGGAGACCGGGGGAGCCCGCGGGGTGAGCGTGGATCAGCTCTTGGCCGACCCCGAGGTCGAGGCCGTGATCAATCTGACGATCCCACGCGCCCATGCCGAAACCTCGCTTGCCGCGATCGCTGCAGGCAAGGGCGTCTATGTGGAGAAGCCCTTCGCCGCCACCGTGGCCGAGGGCCAGGCGATGCTCGCCGCAGCAGAGGCTGCCGGCGTGGTGATGGGCAGCGCCCCGGACACCGTGCTCGGCACGGGCATCCAGACCGCCCGCGCCGCTGTGGATGCCGGCCGGATCGGGACACCGATGAGCGCGGTGGCCACCATGGTCACTCCGGGCCATGAGCGCTGGCACCCGAATCCGGACTTCTACTACCAGCCCGGGGGTGGTCCGCTGCTGGATATGGGGCCGTACTACGTCACCAGTCTGGTCACCCTGCTCGGCCCTGTCGTCTCTGTCATCGGTGCTGCCAGTGCCCTGCGCACCGAACGCGAGATCGGCTCCGGCCCGCGCGCCGGAGAACGCCTGCCGGTCTCCACTCCCAGCCACATCACCGGTGCACTGATCCATGAGTCGGGCGCCATCTCCACACTGGTGATGAGCTTCGACGGCACTGCCAGCCAGGCTCCGCCGATCGAGGTGCATGGCACCGAGGCCTCCCTGGCGGTCCCGGATCCCAACCACTTCGCCGGGGAGGTGCAGCTGGCCCAGGAACGGGGTGCATGGGAGTCGCTCGAGGTGGCCGGAGGCTATGTCGGCGCTGCGCGCGGCTACGGTCTCGCGGATCTGCTGTGGTCGGGAGCCTTCGACGGCGACCCCAGGCTCGGCCGGGCACAGGGGGCGCTGGGACTGCATGTGCTCGAGGTGATGGCCGGCGTGCTCACCGCCGCCGAGACCGGGGCCTCCGTGGCGATCACCTCCCGCGCGGAGCGCCCGAGCGCGGTGCCGCTGGATCAGCGGTGA
- a CDS encoding extracellular solute-binding protein, producing the protein MIDTRINRRSVLAGGLATAGLAALAGCTPAQGSQTTTLQFWHLLSGGDGITMQGMIDRINAAHGGFHVRPTVLAWGAPYYTKLAMAGAGGRAPDLAVMHSSRVSGYVPGGLLDPWDLTQLNELGVSESTFTDPVWNSSVVDGELYSVALDAHPFITLYNTEICEEAGVLNSDGQLMRPDNPEDFLEMGREIAGVTGTYGLSYGFIGDGNQMWRLFYTLYCQHGQQMTFPQGGSVEVDGDAFVAVLEFMHRLVDGEVASQRGTIDAAVAEFAAQRTGMHFTGVWELPPMKEAGVPLGATMIPPIFGDEAVYADSHSFVLPHQADPDEQMRRDTYTVVAELLKNSITWAGAGHIPAYLPVTENEDYADLTPQAEYAEAADYLVYDPVAWFTGSGSNFVQQFGQIVGSAITSGSGYDQALEEFRRYVNNLLAQPNPANPQGGRS; encoded by the coding sequence ATGATCGACACACGCATCAACCGCCGAAGCGTCCTTGCCGGGGGCCTGGCGACAGCAGGTCTGGCGGCCCTCGCGGGCTGCACTCCGGCGCAGGGTTCACAGACCACGACACTGCAGTTCTGGCATCTGCTCAGCGGCGGTGACGGCATCACGATGCAGGGCATGATCGACCGCATCAATGCGGCTCACGGTGGCTTCCACGTGCGGCCCACCGTGCTGGCCTGGGGTGCCCCGTATTACACCAAGCTGGCCATGGCCGGTGCGGGTGGGCGGGCACCGGATCTCGCAGTCATGCACTCCTCCCGGGTCTCCGGGTATGTCCCCGGCGGACTTCTCGACCCCTGGGACCTGACACAGCTGAATGAGCTGGGGGTCTCGGAGTCCACTTTCACGGATCCCGTCTGGAACTCCAGCGTGGTGGATGGGGAGCTCTACAGTGTCGCACTGGATGCGCACCCCTTCATCACGCTGTACAACACCGAGATCTGCGAGGAAGCCGGAGTGTTGAACTCCGACGGGCAGCTCATGCGGCCCGACAATCCGGAGGACTTCCTCGAGATGGGTCGGGAGATCGCCGGCGTCACCGGCACCTATGGGCTGTCCTACGGGTTCATCGGGGACGGAAACCAGATGTGGCGGCTCTTCTACACGCTCTACTGTCAGCACGGGCAACAGATGACCTTCCCCCAGGGAGGATCTGTCGAAGTGGACGGCGACGCGTTCGTCGCTGTGCTGGAGTTCATGCACCGACTTGTCGATGGTGAGGTCGCCTCTCAACGCGGGACCATCGACGCCGCCGTCGCCGAATTCGCCGCGCAGCGGACGGGAATGCATTTCACAGGCGTCTGGGAACTTCCCCCGATGAAGGAGGCCGGGGTCCCGCTGGGGGCGACCATGATCCCTCCCATCTTCGGAGACGAGGCGGTCTATGCGGACTCACACTCGTTCGTCCTGCCGCACCAGGCCGATCCTGATGAACAGATGCGCCGCGACACCTACACCGTGGTCGCAGAGCTGTTGAAGAACTCGATCACCTGGGCCGGAGCCGGGCATATACCCGCCTACCTTCCCGTCACCGAGAACGAGGACTACGCCGACCTCACTCCGCAGGCGGAGTACGCCGAGGCGGCGGACTACCTGGTCTATGACCCGGTGGCCTGGTTCACGGGTTCGGGGTCCAACTTCGTCCAGCAGTTCGGTCAGATCGTCGGCAGTGCGATCACCTCCGGAAGCGGGTACGACCAGGCGCTGGAGGAGTTCCGTCGCTACGTCAACAACCTTCTTGCCCAGCCCAATCCCGCCAATCCACAGGGAGGACGGTCATGA
- the arfA gene encoding arabinosylfuranosidase ArfA produces the protein MSHARITLDRDFTIADVPPRLFGSFVEHMGRCVYTGIYEPGHPEADDQGYRKDVMALAKELGATVVRYPGGNFVSGYNWEDGVGPREDRPVRIDGAWHTIETNAFGLHEFVEWARRADMEVMEAINLGTRGVDEARALVEYANHPSGTYWSDLRRKNAAAMGTSEEPFGIKLWCLGNELDGPWQIGHKTAEEYGRIAQEAAKAMKLVDPDIELVAVGSSNRRMPTFGSWEHTVLTHAYEEVDYISMHAYYQEHDGDAASFLAEAVDMDGFIEGVVATVDAVKAAGKHSKQIDISFDEWNVWYQEGLDSEDQPDQVAKGWKTHPRLIEDRYSVTDAVVVGTLMHSLLRHGDRVRIANQAQLVNVIAPIRSEEGGPAWRQTIFWPFARIAELATGEIMRLAVQADQVHTERYGNVDVIDAASTYDAEAGTVSIFVANRGLDEDAEVTLDLRGLEAKEILRAEVLRIPEGGDRHTANDLASQDAVGLVALEGVRIEDFAEGAGVQLSLPALSWSVVQLKVS, from the coding sequence ATGTCTCACGCACGCATCACCCTTGACCGCGACTTCACCATCGCCGACGTCCCGCCCCGCCTGTTCGGCTCCTTCGTGGAACACATGGGCCGCTGCGTCTACACCGGGATCTATGAGCCGGGACACCCGGAGGCCGATGACCAGGGATACCGCAAGGACGTGATGGCCCTGGCCAAGGAGCTCGGGGCCACCGTGGTGCGCTACCCGGGCGGCAACTTCGTCTCGGGCTACAACTGGGAGGACGGGGTCGGACCGCGGGAGGACCGCCCTGTACGGATCGACGGCGCCTGGCACACCATCGAGACCAACGCCTTCGGGCTGCATGAGTTCGTGGAATGGGCTCGGCGGGCTGACATGGAGGTCATGGAGGCGATCAACCTCGGCACGCGCGGGGTCGATGAGGCACGCGCGCTGGTGGAGTACGCCAACCACCCCTCCGGGACCTATTGGTCTGATCTGCGCCGCAAGAACGCCGCCGCGATGGGCACCAGCGAGGAGCCCTTCGGGATCAAGCTGTGGTGCCTGGGCAATGAGCTGGACGGCCCGTGGCAGATCGGTCACAAGACCGCCGAGGAATACGGAAGGATCGCCCAGGAGGCGGCCAAGGCGATGAAGCTCGTGGACCCGGACATCGAGCTGGTCGCCGTCGGCTCCTCGAACCGGCGGATGCCGACCTTCGGGTCCTGGGAGCACACGGTGCTCACCCACGCCTATGAGGAGGTCGACTACATCTCCATGCATGCCTACTACCAGGAGCACGACGGCGACGCCGCCTCGTTCCTGGCAGAGGCGGTTGACATGGACGGCTTCATCGAAGGCGTGGTTGCCACCGTCGACGCCGTCAAGGCGGCCGGCAAGCATTCGAAGCAGATCGACATCTCCTTCGACGAGTGGAACGTCTGGTACCAGGAGGGACTCGATTCCGAAGATCAGCCGGACCAGGTGGCCAAGGGGTGGAAGACCCACCCGCGGCTCATCGAAGACAGATACTCGGTCACGGACGCCGTCGTCGTCGGGACGCTCATGCATTCACTCCTGCGCCACGGGGATCGCGTGCGGATCGCCAATCAGGCGCAGCTGGTCAACGTGATCGCTCCGATCCGTTCCGAGGAGGGCGGACCCGCCTGGCGGCAGACCATCTTCTGGCCCTTCGCGCGGATTGCGGAGCTGGCCACCGGGGAGATCATGCGGCTTGCGGTGCAGGCCGATCAGGTGCACACCGAGCGGTACGGGAATGTGGACGTCATCGACGCCGCGAGCACCTATGACGCGGAGGCCGGGACGGTGTCGATCTTCGTGGCGAACCGCGGGCTGGACGAGGACGCCGAAGTGACTCTGGACCTGCGCGGACTGGAGGCGAAGGAGATTCTGCGGGCCGAGGTGCTGCGGATTCCCGAGGGGGGAGACCGGCACACTGCCAATGACCTGGCGAGTCAGGATGCCGTGGGTCTGGTGGCGTTGGAAGGGGTCCGGATCGAGGACTTCGCCGAGGGTGCCGGCGTGCAGCTGAGCCTGCCAGCACTGTCCTGGTCGGTGGTGCAGCTGAAGGTGAGCTGA
- a CDS encoding ThuA domain-containing protein, whose product MTKRALIVRGGWDGHQPVEATEMFLPFLQENGYETEIHESPEVYADASTMDSVDLIVQCMTMSTIEKDQVAGLRAAVAGGAGLAGWHGGIADSYRASDAYLQLVGGQFAHHPAVHPDERTGEQSDYYTPHRIDILPEAADHPITRGIESFDLVTEQYWVLHDQLIDVLATTTLPKREFDEWEKPHVNPAIWTRRWGSGRVFVSTPGHRVEVLENPNVRTMIERGMLWASR is encoded by the coding sequence ATGACCAAGAGAGCACTCATCGTCCGCGGCGGCTGGGACGGGCACCAGCCCGTGGAGGCCACCGAGATGTTCCTGCCATTCCTGCAGGAGAACGGCTACGAGACAGAGATCCACGAGTCCCCGGAGGTCTACGCCGACGCCTCCACCATGGACTCGGTCGATCTGATCGTGCAGTGCATGACCATGTCCACCATTGAGAAAGACCAGGTCGCGGGGCTGCGTGCCGCCGTGGCCGGTGGTGCCGGGCTGGCCGGATGGCATGGCGGAATCGCTGACTCCTACCGTGCGAGCGATGCGTACCTGCAGCTGGTGGGCGGGCAGTTCGCCCACCATCCTGCCGTGCACCCCGATGAGCGCACGGGTGAGCAGTCCGACTACTACACCCCTCACCGCATCGACATCCTTCCCGAGGCTGCGGATCATCCCATCACCCGGGGAATCGAGAGCTTCGATCTGGTCACCGAACAGTACTGGGTGCTCCACGATCAGCTCATCGACGTGCTCGCCACCACCACTTTGCCCAAGCGCGAGTTCGATGAATGGGAGAAGCCGCATGTGAACCCGGCGATCTGGACCCGACGCTGGGGCAGCGGTCGAGTGTTCGTCTCCACCCCGGGCCACCGGGTCGAGGTGCTGGAGAACCCGAATGTGCGCACCATGATCGAGCGCGGCATGCTGTGGGCGAGCCGATGA
- a CDS encoding serine hydrolase domain-containing protein: MASPSFDAALARLLDRVETEQLNLHALLVLHRGELRAERYWPGHGRTDAHRLYSVAKSFTALAVGALCDDGLLRLEDRIVDHFPEKLPAQVHPWIAAMTVRDLLTMRTAHRTTSFTQVQDTDWVRTFFTVAPTQQPGTAFSYDTSASVVLSALVEKLTGRWLEEHLLERVLGPIGFGDEVRGVRPALNAWRSPLGMSLQDLDGHPSWEPVPTNPRGVTHGGSAMFCTARDLARFAQLCLAGGRHQDRQIISAEYMAAATGWQTPTADDNFRCLDNRQGYGFQFWRTRHDGFLAWGIGGQIVLCLPRCDFALVTLGSTFDRSDDHQIILDAVWEEMLPALQPVAAPQTTLRLDHPDAPGRATS, translated from the coding sequence ATGGCTTCTCCCTCCTTCGATGCCGCCCTGGCGAGACTCCTGGACCGGGTCGAGACTGAGCAGCTGAATCTGCACGCGCTGCTGGTGCTGCACCGCGGTGAGCTCAGGGCCGAGCGCTACTGGCCCGGCCACGGCCGCACCGACGCGCACCGGCTGTATTCAGTGGCGAAGTCCTTCACCGCGCTCGCCGTGGGCGCCCTCTGTGATGACGGACTGCTGCGCCTCGAAGACCGGATCGTCGATCACTTCCCGGAGAAGCTTCCGGCTCAGGTGCATCCGTGGATCGCGGCGATGACGGTGCGGGATCTGCTGACCATGCGCACGGCCCATCGGACCACCAGCTTCACCCAGGTCCAGGACACCGACTGGGTGCGGACCTTCTTCACCGTGGCGCCCACGCAGCAGCCTGGCACCGCGTTCAGCTATGACACCTCCGCCTCGGTGGTGCTCAGCGCGCTGGTGGAGAAGCTCACCGGCAGGTGGCTGGAGGAGCATCTGTTGGAGCGGGTGCTCGGACCGATCGGTTTCGGCGACGAGGTGCGGGGGGTCCGACCCGCGCTGAACGCCTGGCGCAGTCCGCTGGGGATGTCTCTGCAGGACCTGGACGGTCATCCCAGCTGGGAGCCGGTGCCGACCAACCCCCGCGGCGTCACCCACGGTGGATCGGCCATGTTCTGCACCGCCCGCGACCTGGCGCGCTTCGCCCAGCTGTGTCTGGCGGGCGGACGTCACCAGGACCGGCAGATCATCTCCGCCGAGTACATGGCCGCTGCGACCGGCTGGCAGACGCCCACCGCCGATGACAATTTCCGCTGTCTCGACAACCGCCAGGGCTATGGCTTCCAGTTCTGGCGCACTCGCCATGACGGATTCCTTGCGTGGGGGATAGGCGGCCAGATCGTCCTGTGCCTGCCCCGGTGCGACTTCGCCCTGGTGACACTGGGCAGCACCTTCGACCGCAGCGACGATCACCAGATCATCCTGGATGCCGTCTGGGAAGAGATGCTCCCCGCGCTGCAACCGGTGGCTGCACCGCAGACCACACTGAGACTCGACCACCCGGACGCCCCAGGAAGGGCCACCTCATGA
- a CDS encoding carbohydrate ABC transporter permease → MSSTATATRTDDPQVDVAPIDVTKVRRTNRMPGEKPLGPARILAFLALALMALLWLLPMLWAIVTSFKTETDAASGGLELIGPNGVTTQAYEAILAEGNVYVWALNSLWTSAVITLITVTISALAAYAFSRLDFKGSRWIFLAVIASIIVPPQALIIPLYHQMLTFNMVDTYWGLILPQIVMAPIIFILKKFFDAVPVELEDAARVDGAGRLRVFFSVVLPLSRPILGAVSIFVFIQAWNNFLWPFLIINDTTLMTLPVGLQTVLSAYGVQYSQVMAQAVLAALPLVIVFLFYQRQIVKGVATTGFGGQ, encoded by the coding sequence ATGAGTTCCACAGCCACCGCCACGAGGACCGACGACCCGCAGGTCGACGTCGCGCCGATTGATGTCACCAAGGTCAGACGCACGAACCGGATGCCGGGGGAGAAGCCGCTGGGCCCGGCGCGGATCCTGGCCTTCCTCGCCCTGGCGCTCATGGCGCTGCTCTGGCTGCTGCCGATGCTCTGGGCCATCGTCACCTCCTTCAAGACAGAGACCGACGCCGCGTCCGGGGGTCTGGAGCTCATCGGCCCCAACGGGGTCACCACTCAGGCCTACGAAGCGATCCTCGCCGAGGGCAACGTCTACGTCTGGGCGCTCAACAGCCTGTGGACATCCGCGGTGATCACGCTCATCACGGTGACCATCTCCGCACTCGCCGCCTATGCGTTCTCCCGGCTGGACTTCAAGGGCAGCCGCTGGATCTTCCTGGCGGTCATCGCCTCGATCATCGTGCCCCCGCAGGCGCTGATCATCCCGCTGTATCACCAGATGCTGACGTTCAACATGGTGGACACGTACTGGGGGCTGATCCTGCCGCAGATCGTGATGGCACCGATCATCTTCATCCTGAAGAAGTTCTTCGACGCCGTCCCCGTGGAGCTCGAAGATGCAGCGCGCGTCGACGGCGCCGGACGGCTGCGAGTGTTCTTCTCCGTGGTGCTGCCCCTGTCGCGTCCGATCCTCGGGGCGGTCTCGATCTTCGTGTTCATCCAGGCCTGGAACAACTTCCTCTGGCCCTTCCTGATCATCAACGACACCACGCTGATGACGCTGCCGGTGGGTCTGCAGACCGTGCTGAGCGCCTACGGGGTGCAGTACTCCCAGGTGATGGCCCAGGCAGTGCTGGCGGCCCTCCCGCTGGTCATCGTCTTCCTCTTCTACCAGCGCCAGATCGTCAAGGGAGTCGCCACCACCGGCTTCGGCGGACAGTGA